The window AATTTGCTCTTTAATTCCTAAACTATAATTCCCGAATCCATCAAAAGATTTTTGCGACAAACCTCTAAAATCTCGAATACGTGGTATAACAACAGTAATTAATTTATCCAAAAAATCCCATTTTCTTAATCCCCGTAAAGTAACTTTACATCCAATAGGATACCCTTTACGAATTTTAAAACTTGCAATAGATTTTTTAGCACGTGTTATATAAGGTTTTTGACCGGAAATTTTCATCAAATCTTGACATGCAAAATCTAAATTTTTTTTATTAATAACTGATTTTCCAACTCCCATATTTAACACTATTTTTTCAATCTTAGGAACTGCCATAATACTTGTATATTTTAATTTTTTAACTAAATTCGGAACTACCGAATCATAATATAATTTTAACAATCTAGACATAATTTTTCTTTTTTTATTCCACCAAAGTTTTTGTTAATTTAAAAAATCTTTGTCGTTTTTTTTTAAAAAATTTAAAAAAAACTTTATCAGCTTTTTTAATCTCTTTGTTAAATAAAGCTATATTCGATATATGAATAGGGGCTTCTTTTTTTAAAATTCCTCCTAATTGATTACGTTCAGGAACTGATTTTTGATGTTTAAAAACTAAATTAACACCTTCTATAAACACCATTTTATTACTATAATCAATTTTCTTAATAAAACCTGTTTCTCCTTTACACCGACCTGATATTATAATCACAAAATCTTTATTATGTATTTTAGCTGCCATAAACATTCCTTTTTTTATAAAACTTCTGGTGCTAATGAAATAATTTTCATAAATTTTTCTATACGTAACTCACGTGTAACAGGTCCAAAAATTCTAGTACCAATAGGTTGTTCAGTAGTGTTATTTAATAAAATACACGAATTCCTATCAAAACGAATAACTGATCCATCTATTCTAGAAATTGAATTTTTAGTACGTACTATCACTGCTTTTAATACTTCCCCTTTCTTAACTTTACCCCTCGGTATAGCTTCTTTTACTGCAATTTTTATTATATCTCCTACACTCGCATATCTACGACGAGATCCACCTAAAACTTTTATACAAATAGCTAAACGAGCCCCAGAATTATCAGCAACATATAAAACAGTTTGAACTTGAATCATATATATTTTTTCCTTATAAAAATAATAATATCAAATACAATATCAAAATAATATAATATTTTACTAATTGTATAGAAGACATGAAAAAAATTTTTAAAAAACTTCATGTCTTCTGTATTTTTTAATACTTAAACAATATTATTAGAAGATTTTTTAACAATTTGTAATAATTTCCAAGATTTTAACTTAGAAAGTGGACGACATTCAAAAATTTTTACTAAATCTCCAATCATACAAATATTTTCTTCATCATGTACATAAAATTTAGTACGTTTTTGAACAATTTTTTTATATACAGAATGTTTAATCCTACGATTGACAATAACTACCACAGTTTTCTGCATTTTATTACTAATCACCACACCTTCTAAAACATTTTTTTTAGAACTCACGAATTTTTTACCTTATAAACAAGAAAAGTTTTTAAACGAGCAATATTTCTACGAACCTTACGTAATAAATGAGTTTGTTTTAATTTTCCAGAAGAAATTCTCATTCTCAAATTAAATTTTTCTCTTAAAAAATCTAAAAGCAATACTTTTATTTCTTCTATAGATTTTAATTTTAACTGTTGAAATTTTAACATATTTAGATTACCATTTTTGTCACAAATATTGTTTTAATAGGTAATTTTGATGCAGCTAATTTTAAAGCAACTCGAGACTCTTCTTCTGTAATTCCTTTAATTTCATATAAAATTTTTCCTGGTTGTATTAAAGACACCCAATATTCTACATTTCCTTTACCTTTTCCCATTCTCACTTCTAAAGGTTTTTGTGTAATAGGTTTATCTGGAAAAATACGTATCCAAATTTTTCCTAATCGTTTAACATAACGCGTCATAGTCCGCCTAGCTGATTCAATTTGACGAGACGTTAAACGACCTCTTTCAATAGCTTTTAAACCAAAATCTCCAAAATGAATTTTATCATTTATAACTAAACCACGATTACGTCCTTTATGCATTTTACGAAATTTTGTACGTTTAGGTTGTAACATATTCAAAACTCCATACATTTATTTACGAGATCGACGTAAATTTTTTTTAACATTTCCTACATTTTTTTCTTGA of the Buchnera aphidicola (Nippolachnus piri) genome contains:
- the rplE gene encoding 50S ribosomal protein L5, whose protein sequence is MSRLLKLYYDSVVPNLVKKLKYTSIMAVPKIEKIVLNMGVGKSVINKKNLDFACQDLMKISGQKPYITRAKKSIASFKIRKGYPIGCKVTLRGLRKWDFLDKLITVVIPRIRDFRGLSQKSFDGFGNYSLGIKEQIIFPEIEYDKIDSLRGLNITIVINSHTNQESYELLNQFNFPFRK
- the rplX gene encoding 50S ribosomal protein L24, whose amino-acid sequence is MAAKIHNKDFVIIISGRCKGETGFIKKIDYSNKMVFIEGVNLVFKHQKSVPERNQLGGILKKEAPIHISNIALFNKEIKKADKVFFKFFKKKRQRFFKLTKTLVE
- the rplN gene encoding 50S ribosomal protein L14, translating into MIQVQTVLYVADNSGARLAICIKVLGGSRRRYASVGDIIKIAVKEAIPRGKVKKGEVLKAVIVRTKNSISRIDGSVIRFDRNSCILLNNTTEQPIGTRIFGPVTRELRIEKFMKIISLAPEVL
- the rpsQ gene encoding 30S ribosomal protein S17, whose translation is MSSKKNVLEGVVISNKMQKTVVVIVNRRIKHSVYKKIVQKRTKFYVHDEENICMIGDLVKIFECRPLSKLKSWKLLQIVKKSSNNIV
- the rpmC gene encoding 50S ribosomal protein L29, which encodes MLKFQQLKLKSIEEIKVLLLDFLREKFNLRMRISSGKLKQTHLLRKVRRNIARLKTFLVYKVKNS
- the rplP gene encoding 50S ribosomal protein L16, translating into MLQPKRTKFRKMHKGRNRGLVINDKIHFGDFGLKAIERGRLTSRQIESARRTMTRYVKRLGKIWIRIFPDKPITQKPLEVRMGKGKGNVEYWVSLIQPGKILYEIKGITEEESRVALKLAASKLPIKTIFVTKMVI